In the Mytilus trossulus isolate FHL-02 chromosome 1, PNRI_Mtr1.1.1.hap1, whole genome shotgun sequence genome, one interval contains:
- the LOC134696261 gene encoding transcription factor BTF3 homolog 4-like isoform X2: protein MNPEKLKQLQEQVRIGGKGTARRKKKVVHRTATTDGKKVQTTLKKLSVSNIPGIEEVNMIKEDGMVIHFNNPKVQASLAANTFAITGQAENKQIAEMLPGILNQLGAESLSSLKKLASTVAGAGGNDRPSTEDIDDDDDGVPDLVENFDETSKGE from the exons ATGAATCCAGAAAAACTGAAGCAACTTCAAGAACAAGTGAGGATTGGTGGAAAG GGAACTGCCCGTAGGAAGAAGAAGGTTGTCCACAGAACTGCTACCACAGATGGTAAAAAAGTACAAACCACATTAAAGAAACTGTCAGTTAGCAATATACCAGGCATTGAAGAG GTCAATATGATTAAAGAAGATGGCATGGTTATTCATTTTAACAATCCAAAAGTGCAAGCATCATTAGCAGCCAACACATTTGCCATTACAGGCCAGGCTGAAAATAAAC AAATAGCAGAAATGTTACCTGGAATTCTGAACCAGTTAGGAGCTGAATCTTTAAGTAGTCTTAAAAAACTGGCTTCTACTGTTGCTGGAG CAGGTGGAAATGACCGACCGTCTACAGAAGATATTGATGACGATGATGATGGTGTGCCAG atttGGTcgaaaattttgatgaaacttCTAAAGGAGAATAA
- the LOC134696261 gene encoding transcription factor BTF3 homolog 4-like isoform X1, with translation MNPEKLKQLQEQVRIGGKGTARRKKKVVHRTATTDGKKVQTTLKKLSVSNIPGIEEVNMIKEDGMVIHFNNPKVQASLAANTFAITGQAENKQIAEMLPGILNQLGAESLSSLKKLASTVAGGFTAGGNDRPSTEDIDDDDDGVPDLVENFDETSKGE, from the exons ATGAATCCAGAAAAACTGAAGCAACTTCAAGAACAAGTGAGGATTGGTGGAAAG GGAACTGCCCGTAGGAAGAAGAAGGTTGTCCACAGAACTGCTACCACAGATGGTAAAAAAGTACAAACCACATTAAAGAAACTGTCAGTTAGCAATATACCAGGCATTGAAGAG GTCAATATGATTAAAGAAGATGGCATGGTTATTCATTTTAACAATCCAAAAGTGCAAGCATCATTAGCAGCCAACACATTTGCCATTACAGGCCAGGCTGAAAATAAAC AAATAGCAGAAATGTTACCTGGAATTCTGAACCAGTTAGGAGCTGAATCTTTAAGTAGTCTTAAAAAACTGGCTTCTACTGTTGCTGGA GGTTTTACAGCAGGTGGAAATGACCGACCGTCTACAGAAGATATTGATGACGATGATGATGGTGTGCCAG atttGGTcgaaaattttgatgaaacttCTAAAGGAGAATAA
- the LOC134705652 gene encoding uncharacterized protein LOC134705652 translates to MKIFTLIIAVTLIYNIGQSIFNEKSWDHRHLLTNLLNNKWSSAGRKQMTLPVKPKKNYPMTILILLLAGDIGQNPGPRTKQQSIYPCGLCEHPVTWNCEGVCCDDCNIWHHKTCIELCSADYDLLQRSNVQWLCCKCESINVSTFTSHSYELNTSNYYDPLTHNSTFESITSNAFSPLKASSPKGNNSINNNTSKSNKSKNRTNSSNLFNIPKKQNLRILTLNCRSIKDKTSEFSAAIKYIKPDIICGTESWLKGEHPGKNPTKDAIKSSEVFPENYTAYRNDRGTLGGGVFILVQNDIIVIEKPEFVTKCEIEWAKIQMKDKKDLTIGSFYMTHRNMEHIKELDKSLDHISNKNQTIMLTGDFNCPDINWKTMSVNQNAQDKEIQIALMEVIISHSLTQMHETPTRGNNLLDIVLTSKPSLIKTSSNAPGISDHDMFVTDCDTKQHYQSKKPRKCYIYSKAKWEDLHKDLTILSTNIIEMYHLGATVQELWDKFKTDLYSNLDNHIPSKLIRSKTNLPWINHKIRKMFKKKTRLYQQAKKTNNWTNYRHFQKECKRQIRKSENNYINTTILEGLENNNSKPFWKYVKSRKQDNIGIAPLKSNGHLINDSKGKAELLIEQFSSVFPRDKDKTLPTTSKHIKRTIPP, encoded by the coding sequence atgaaaatatttactttgattaTAGCAGTGACTCTGATATATAACATTGGACAATCCATCTTCAATGAAAAATCATGGGACCATCGTCATTTACTTACAAATCTATTAAACAACAAATGGTCATCAGCAGGCCGTAAACAAATGACATTACCTGTTAAGCCAAAAAAGAACTATCCAATGACAATATTAATTCTCCTCCTTGCAGGGGATATAGGGCAAAACCCTGGACCAAGAACAAAACAACAAAGTATCTACCCATGTGGACTTTGTGAACACCCAGTCACATGGAACTGCGAAGGAGTATGCTGTGATGACTGTAACATCTGGCATCACAAAACATGTATAGAACTATGTTCTGCAGACTACGACCTACTGCAAAGATCTAATGTACAATGGCTATGCTGTAAATGTGAAAGCATCAACGTTTCTACTTTCACTTCCCACAGTTACGAATTGAACACTTCAAACTATTATGATCCTTTAACCCACAACAGCACATTCGAATCAATTACGTCAAATGCATTTAGTCCACTTAAAGCCAGCAGTCcaaagggaaataattcaaTTAATAACAACACATCAAAGAGTAATAAGAGCAAAAACAGAACAAACAGCAGCAACCTATTCAATATaccaaagaaacaaaacttAAGAATCCTTACACTGAACTGTAGAAGCATCAAGGACAAGACATCTGAATTTTCAGCTGCAATCAAATACATCAAACCTGACATCATCTGCGGCACAGAGTCTTGGCTGAAAGGagaacatcctggaaaaaaccCAACTAAAGATGCAATTAAATCTAGCGAAGTTTTTCCAGAAAACTACACAGCCTACAGAAATGATCGAGGAACACTGGGAGGCGGTGTTTTCATCCTTGTACAAAACGACATTATTGTTATTGAAAAACCAGAGTTTGTAACAAAATGTGAGATAGAATGGGCAAAGATacaaatgaaagacaaaaaagatCTCACAATAGGCTCATTCTATATGACACACAGAAACATGGAACACATAAAGGAATTAGATAAATCATTAGAccatatttcaaacaaaaatcaaaccaTCATGCTAACTGGAGATTTCAACTGCCCAGACATAAACTGGAAGACCATGTCAGTAAACCAAAATGCACAAGACAAGGAAATCCAAATAGCTCTAATGGAAGTTATCATATCACACTCACTAACACAGATGCACGAAACACCAACAAGAGGCAATAACTTACTGGACATAGTGCTGACTTCAAAACCGTCACTCATCAAAACATCCTCTAATGCTCCAGGAATATCTGACCACGATATGTTTGTAACAGACTGCGATACAAAACAACATTATCAGAGTAAGAAGCCACGCAAATGCTACATATACTCCAAAGCAAAATGGGAAGATCTACACAAAGACCTGACTATCCTTTCAACCAACATCATTGAAATGTACCATTTAGGCGCCACAGTACAGGAATTATGGGACAAGTTCAAGACAGACCTTTATTCGAACCTTGACAACCATATACCATCAAAACTCATTCGATCTAAAACCAATCTACCCTGGATCAATCATAAAATCaggaaaatgtttaaaaagaaaacaaggcTATATCAACAGGCAAAGAAAACCAACAACTGGACCAACTACAGGCATTTCCAAAAAGAATGTAAGCGGCAAATCAGAAAATCTGAGAATAACTACATTAATACCACAATCCTAGAAGGGCTAGAAAACAACAACTCAAAACCATTTTGGAAATATGTAAAATCAAGGAAACAGGACAACATAGGAATAGCACCCCTTAAAAGCAATGGACACCTAATCAATGACAGCAAAGGGAAGGCAGAATTACTGATCGAACAATTCAGTTCAGTATTCCCAAGAGATAAAGACAAAACTCTGCCAACAACatcaaaacacataaaacgcaCAATACCTCCAtag